Proteins from a single region of Streptomyces spinoverrucosus:
- a CDS encoding NADH-quinone oxidoreductase subunit G gives MTVTTSAPSGGGEAAVPPQDLVTLTIDGIEISVPKGTLVIRAAEQLGIEIPRFCDHPLLEPAGACRQCIVEVEGQRKPMASCTITCTDGMVVKTHLTSPVAEKAQHGVMELLLINHPLDCPVCDKGGECPLQNQAMSHGNAESRFEGRKRTFEKPVPISTQVLLDRERCVLCARCTRFSNQIAGDPMIELLERGALQQVGTGEGDPFESYFSGNTIQICPVGALTSAAYRFRSRPFDLVSSPSVCEHCSGGCATRTDHRRGKVMRRLAANDPEVNEEWICDKGRFGFRYAQLKDRLETPLLRNAEGELEPASWPEALQIAAQGLLASRGRTGVLTGGRLTIEDAYAYSKFARVALDTNDIDFRARVHSGEETDFLAARVAGRGRDLDGTGVTYTSLEKAPAVLLVGFESEEEAPGVFLRLRKAWRGHGQKVFSLATHSTRGLEKAGGTLLPAAPGTETEWLDALASGVGLEGDGALAAEALRAEGAVIVVGERLAGVSGGLTAAVRASSATGAHLVWIPRRAGERGAIEAGALPSLLPGGRPAIDPRAREEVAVAWGVAELPMRYGRDTGQIVEAAATGELQALLVAGVEVADLPDPARAREALGEVGFLVSLEQRPSEVTELADVVLPVAAVAEKAGAFLNWEGRVRFFEAALKPDQVTRRLAPADARVLQMLADAMDVHLGLPDLRTARAELDRLGAWDGPRATEPLESAGALPRPAAGEAVLAGHRLLLDQGLLQEGDEALAGTRHAARARVSPATAAEAGVEEGDVLAVTGPAGSVQLPLRITEMPDRVVWLPLNSVGGGVASDTGALPGSLVRIGPATLAAQAPEEVEA, from the coding sequence ATGACTGTGACCACGAGCGCTCCCTCCGGTGGGGGAGAGGCGGCGGTTCCGCCGCAAGACCTCGTCACGCTGACGATCGACGGCATCGAGATCAGTGTGCCCAAGGGCACCCTGGTCATCCGGGCCGCCGAGCAACTCGGCATCGAGATCCCGCGGTTCTGCGACCATCCCCTCCTCGAACCGGCCGGTGCCTGCCGCCAGTGCATCGTCGAGGTCGAGGGCCAGCGCAAGCCGATGGCGTCCTGCACCATCACCTGCACCGACGGGATGGTGGTGAAGACCCACCTGACCTCGCCGGTCGCCGAGAAGGCGCAGCACGGCGTGATGGAGCTGCTGCTCATCAACCACCCGCTGGACTGCCCGGTCTGCGACAAGGGCGGCGAGTGCCCGCTGCAGAACCAGGCGATGTCCCACGGCAACGCCGAGTCCCGCTTCGAGGGCCGGAAGCGGACCTTCGAGAAGCCGGTACCGATCTCCACGCAGGTGCTGCTGGACCGTGAGCGGTGCGTGCTGTGCGCGCGCTGCACCCGCTTCTCCAACCAGATCGCGGGCGACCCGATGATCGAGCTGCTGGAGCGGGGCGCGCTGCAGCAGGTGGGCACCGGTGAGGGCGACCCCTTCGAGTCGTACTTCTCCGGGAACACCATCCAGATCTGCCCGGTCGGCGCGCTCACCTCGGCGGCGTACCGCTTCCGCTCCCGCCCGTTCGACCTGGTCTCCTCGCCGAGCGTCTGCGAGCACTGCTCCGGCGGCTGCGCGACGCGCACCGACCACCGGCGCGGCAAGGTCATGCGGCGGCTCGCGGCGAACGACCCCGAGGTCAACGAGGAGTGGATCTGCGACAAGGGGCGATTCGGGTTCCGGTACGCGCAGCTGAAGGACCGCCTGGAGACACCGCTGCTGCGCAACGCCGAGGGTGAGCTGGAGCCCGCGTCCTGGCCGGAGGCGCTGCAGATCGCCGCCCAGGGGCTGCTCGCCTCGCGCGGCCGCACCGGTGTCCTGACCGGCGGTCGGCTGACCATCGAGGACGCGTACGCGTACAGCAAGTTCGCGCGCGTGGCGCTCGACACCAACGACATCGACTTCCGCGCGCGCGTGCACAGCGGCGAGGAGACCGACTTCCTCGCCGCACGGGTCGCCGGACGCGGCCGCGACCTCGACGGTACGGGTGTCACATACACCTCCCTGGAGAAGGCGCCCGCGGTCCTGCTGGTCGGGTTCGAGTCGGAGGAGGAGGCGCCCGGCGTCTTCCTGCGGCTGCGCAAGGCCTGGCGCGGGCACGGACAGAAGGTGTTCTCGCTGGCCACGCACAGCACGCGCGGCCTGGAGAAGGCCGGCGGCACGCTGCTGCCGGCCGCTCCCGGCACCGAGACCGAATGGCTGGACGCGCTCGCGAGCGGCGTCGGCCTGGAGGGCGACGGTGCGCTGGCCGCCGAGGCGCTGCGCGCCGAGGGCGCGGTGATCGTCGTGGGGGAGCGGCTGGCCGGGGTGTCCGGTGGCCTCACCGCCGCCGTGCGGGCCTCGTCCGCGACCGGCGCGCACCTGGTGTGGATCCCGCGGCGGGCCGGGGAGCGCGGCGCGATCGAGGCGGGCGCGCTGCCGTCGCTGCTGCCGGGCGGGCGTCCGGCGATCGACCCGCGCGCGCGGGAGGAGGTCGCGGTCGCCTGGGGCGTCGCCGAACTCCCCATGCGGTACGGCCGTGACACCGGCCAGATCGTCGAGGCCGCCGCGACCGGTGAACTCCAGGCCCTGCTGGTGGCCGGTGTGGAGGTCGCCGACCTGCCCGACCCGGCACGCGCGCGTGAGGCGCTCGGCGAGGTCGGCTTCCTGGTGTCGCTCGAACAGCGGCCCAGCGAGGTCACGGAACTCGCGGACGTGGTCCTGCCGGTCGCCGCCGTCGCCGAGAAGGCGGGCGCCTTCCTCAACTGGGAGGGCCGGGTCCGTTTCTTCGAGGCCGCGCTCAAGCCCGACCAGGTGACCCGCCGGCTGGCGCCCGCCGACGCGCGCGTACTGCAGATGCTGGCCGACGCCATGGACGTACACCTGGGCCTGCCGGATCTGCGGACCGCGCGCGCGGAGCTGGACCGGCTCGGCGCCTGGGACGGGCCGCGGGCAACCGAGCCGCTGGAGAGCGCGGGCGCGCTGCCGCGGCCGGCCGCCGGGGAGGCCGTCCTCGCCGGGCACCGGCTGCTGCTCGACCAGGGCCTGCTCCAGGAGGGCGACGAGGCGCTCGCCGGGACACGGCACGCCGCACGCGCGCGTGTGTCGCCCGCCACGGCCGCCGAGGCGGGGGTCGAGGAGGGCGATGTGCTCGCCGTGACCGGGCCCGCCGGAAGCGTCCAACTGCCGCTTCGGATCACCGAGATGCCCGACCGCGTGGTCTGGCTGCCGCTGAACTCCGTCGGCGGGGGCGTCGCCTCCGACACCGGGGCGCTGCCCGGCTCCCTCGTCCGCATCGGCCCGGCGACGCTCGCCGCTCAGGCCCCCGAGGAGGTGGAGGCATGA